In Thermoproteales archaeon, one genomic interval encodes:
- a CDS encoding helix-hairpin-helix domain-containing protein — MQLYLSTWLGIEHPLNALSRWDWDDPIYMSWYKGRQVPLFKTLLSSTCTNDCKYCAFRRSRHTIRTAWKTEKLVNNVLKLWKMGRIEGFFLSSSVFKDPESVVEKQLEIVKNLRMKGFKGYINLRLMPGTPKYLIEEGSSYVDRLGVNIEAATPSVFYEIAPDKGSYKNDILKVLDIASRIRKEKVNDGILKAGIATQIIVGVGNDDLEILKTTEFLLKKYKLTRVFYSPFEPIPNTPLENHKPCSIDRVRRLYQAFYLMRDYNFSFEEFKVLINNKRMFLPYKNLKKAYATINREFYPIDLRTADYSELLKVPGIGPRTAKRIIWIRENGRLNIEELAKYTGLKRLKEILKYAVL, encoded by the coding sequence ATGCAACTTTACCTTAGCACATGGCTGGGGATAGAACATCCGTTAAATGCCTTGTCCAGATGGGACTGGGACGACCCTATCTACATGTCATGGTATAAGGGTAGGCAAGTTCCACTTTTTAAAACACTACTCTCATCAACTTGCACCAACGACTGCAAATATTGTGCCTTTAGAAGGAGTAGGCATACCATTAGAACTGCATGGAAGACTGAGAAGCTTGTTAATAATGTTCTCAAGCTGTGGAAAATGGGTAGGATAGAAGGCTTCTTCCTTTCTTCAAGCGTTTTTAAAGATCCAGAATCGGTTGTGGAAAAGCAGCTCGAGATAGTAAAAAACTTGAGAATGAAAGGTTTCAAAGGCTATATCAATCTGAGACTTATGCCCGGCACGCCTAAATATTTGATTGAAGAGGGCAGCTCATATGTCGATCGGCTAGGTGTCAATATTGAAGCAGCTACTCCCAGCGTATTCTACGAAATAGCGCCAGACAAGGGAAGTTATAAAAACGATATATTAAAAGTTCTTGATATCGCCTCGAGAATTCGAAAAGAAAAAGTTAATGATGGCATTCTCAAGGCTGGTATAGCGACGCAAATCATAGTTGGCGTTGGTAACGATGATCTAGAAATTCTGAAAACGACAGAGTTTCTATTGAAAAAATATAAACTAACCAGGGTTTTCTATAGCCCGTTCGAGCCTATTCCAAACACCCCCCTGGAAAATCATAAACCATGTTCTATAGATAGAGTTAGAAGATTATATCAAGCCTTCTACCTGATGAGAGACTATAATTTTAGTTTTGAAGAATTTAAAGTTTTAATAAACAATAAGCGAATGTTTCTGCCATACAAGAATCTGAAAAAGGCTTATGCTACTATAAACAGGGAATTCTACCCTATAGACTTGCGCACTGCAGACTATAGCGAGCTACTGAAAGTTCCTGGTATAGGTCCTAGAACAGCTAAGAGGATAATATGGATTAGAGAAAATGGAAGATTAAACATTGAAGAATTAGCAAAGTATACCGGATTAAAAAGATTAAAAGAGATACTGAAGTATGCGGTTCTTTAA
- a CDS encoding carboxypeptidase regulatory-like domain-containing protein, which produces MRWTILLALLLIISIFCLPKIEASNENASFYWDYALKYNFTYTVKLKKLVVSSNGTYIAVFLGNNSLFVYRNGTLIYKFKYYGNIWTAGFSPSAKYLYYFQDAPKKLVIIDILENITRIFEIPSKIKVVAFSKDEKYVAAGGIRKRLNDVLNKIYYIDLENNKILWEKKVVKDVYKIIFYDDYSIVALTMETFCGVCISNKERNVRFFNKNGVEELRMEKVKHLEDIISTGKKDELVMIHTGEKPEYNKIVVYKLDFSKHSFEKIKEIETAGLGKYQGLSPDSKYIYFINEQSGNIQVKIVNPLYGVVYTKKIRLVISSGDELRIVLANNFTILVYHHRIGDDIAKLSIYRIGVKVINILLNASYDLFEFSEDASRVFIYSAKKAQSVLVYCYVRKEVVEDNYFKLSITILDKSGQIVENANLTIKELDESFIINNGTWTFHLPAGLYTILVSKEDYREALKIINLTSDMSVEIVLMPDVYRLEVFVTLPDGKPVGGTKVFLYSQDGGLISKTKTDDTGFCAFEMKPGFYELAVLWNDDFVRKSIEVKCDTMINITVPFKQQEYLLVTFSIKGEEGEELKNYSAYIFDYEKGYLIARYSPALNETLKLFKGKYRIFISAEGYKKKEIVLKLDSPKTLTLTLEKEKNIEEEKPFNNLLPVGILSAVIVSALAFYVLFKRRKGVK; this is translated from the coding sequence ATGAGATGGACTATACTACTGGCGCTATTGCTCATAATTTCAATATTTTGTTTACCTAAGATCGAAGCATCCAATGAGAATGCTTCTTTCTACTGGGACTACGCGCTTAAATACAATTTCACCTACACTGTAAAGCTGAAAAAGCTTGTTGTTTCCTCTAATGGCACGTATATAGCTGTTTTTCTTGGCAATAACAGTCTATTCGTTTATCGTAATGGAACGCTGATATATAAATTCAAGTATTATGGCAATATATGGACGGCTGGCTTTTCTCCATCTGCTAAATATCTATATTATTTCCAAGATGCTCCTAAGAAACTCGTCATAATTGATATCCTGGAAAATATTACACGAATTTTTGAGATTCCAAGCAAGATTAAAGTTGTAGCATTTTCTAAAGACGAAAAATATGTAGCCGCTGGAGGAATTAGAAAAAGACTTAACGATGTTCTGAACAAGATCTACTACATAGACTTGGAAAATAATAAGATTTTATGGGAAAAGAAAGTTGTAAAAGATGTCTACAAGATCATATTCTACGACGATTACTCTATAGTAGCCTTAACTATGGAAACTTTTTGCGGCGTATGCATATCTAACAAAGAGAGAAATGTTAGATTCTTCAATAAAAACGGCGTAGAAGAGTTAAGAATGGAGAAAGTAAAGCATTTAGAAGATATAATCTCCACCGGTAAAAAAGACGAGTTAGTTATGATTCATACAGGCGAAAAACCTGAATATAATAAAATAGTAGTTTATAAGCTGGATTTTTCAAAGCATAGCTTTGAAAAAATTAAAGAGATAGAAACCGCAGGCTTAGGGAAATATCAAGGCTTGTCGCCTGATTCTAAATATATTTATTTCATAAATGAACAATCTGGTAATATACAGGTAAAAATAGTAAATCCACTATACGGTGTTGTATACACTAAAAAAATTAGACTAGTTATATCTAGTGGCGATGAGCTTAGAATAGTACTGGCAAATAATTTTACTATCTTAGTTTACCATCATAGGATAGGGGATGATATTGCAAAACTTTCAATCTATAGAATTGGAGTGAAAGTAATCAACATTCTATTAAATGCGAGCTATGACTTGTTCGAGTTTTCAGAAGATGCTAGCAGGGTATTTATCTACTCTGCAAAAAAAGCCCAATCCGTTCTTGTATACTGTTATGTTCGCAAGGAGGTAGTAGAGGATAACTATTTTAAACTTTCTATAACTATACTAGATAAATCCGGTCAGATTGTAGAAAATGCAAATCTAACAATTAAAGAATTAGATGAAAGCTTCATTATAAATAATGGGACATGGACTTTTCATTTACCAGCTGGATTGTACACTATTCTCGTCTCAAAGGAAGATTACCGCGAAGCATTGAAAATTATAAATTTGACAAGTGACATGTCTGTGGAGATAGTGCTTATGCCAGACGTTTATCGTCTAGAGGTTTTCGTAACGTTACCGGACGGCAAGCCGGTAGGAGGGACCAAGGTATTCTTATACTCTCAAGACGGAGGCTTGATATCAAAAACGAAAACGGACGATACGGGCTTTTGCGCTTTCGAAATGAAGCCGGGATTTTATGAGCTAGCAGTGTTATGGAATGACGATTTTGTAAGAAAAAGTATAGAGGTAAAATGCGATACGATGATTAACATAACAGTTCCATTTAAACAACAAGAATATTTACTTGTCACATTCTCGATTAAAGGAGAGGAAGGAGAAGAATTGAAAAACTATTCCGCATACATTTTCGATTACGAAAAAGGTTATTTAATCGCGAGATACTCGCCTGCTTTAAATGAAACGCTTAAACTTTTCAAAGGAAAATATAGAATTTTCATCAGCGCAGAAGGCTACAAAAAGAAAGAAATAGTACTAAAACTAGATTCTCCAAAGACCTTAACACTCACCTTAGAAAAAGAGAAAAACATTGAAGAGGAAAAGCCTTTCAACAATCTGCTACCAGTCGGCATCTTATCGGCCGTTATAGTCTCTGCGCTAGCGTTCTACGTCTTGTTTAAACGCAGAAAAGGTGTTAAATAG
- a CDS encoding trypsin-like peptidase domain-containing protein codes for MFELEEKITKVVEDVSQSVVGISTVKVMDFFLIPVPLQGFGSGFVVREDGYIATSNHVVAKVNKVRVVLRDGRLVDATIVGRDPSRDFALLKISEKIELKPLKLGDSDKLKVGQIVLAIGNPLGLEGPPTVTMGVISALNRTIKSPSVVLESLIQTDAAINPGNSGGPLVNLNGEVIGINTAIIPFAQGIGFAIPINSVKDLLNQLLQYGKVRKAFLGVSCVNVTSSLASYYGLPINRGALVVHVHPRSPAEESGIINGDIILSVDGEPVFTVKDLQKLVSRKSSGETVRIGLIRNNRQIVVYPKLR; via the coding sequence CTAAAGTTGTGGAAGATGTAAGTCAAAGCGTAGTAGGAATATCTACCGTCAAAGTAATGGATTTCTTCCTCATACCAGTTCCTCTGCAAGGCTTTGGCTCCGGCTTTGTAGTCCGAGAGGACGGTTATATAGCAACTTCAAATCATGTAGTTGCTAAGGTAAATAAGGTAAGAGTCGTGTTGCGTGATGGCAGGCTAGTGGATGCTACTATTGTTGGTCGAGACCCTTCAAGAGATTTCGCGCTTTTAAAAATTTCAGAAAAAATAGAGCTTAAACCTTTAAAGCTTGGCGATTCTGACAAGCTTAAAGTAGGACAAATTGTTTTAGCCATTGGAAATCCTCTCGGCTTAGAGGGTCCTCCAACAGTAACAATGGGAGTTATAAGTGCTCTAAACCGAACCATAAAATCTCCAAGCGTTGTCTTGGAAAGCTTAATACAAACAGACGCTGCTATCAATCCGGGCAATAGTGGTGGTCCGCTAGTAAACTTAAACGGAGAAGTTATAGGAATAAACACGGCTATCATACCTTTTGCCCAAGGCATAGGCTTTGCTATACCTATAAACAGTGTTAAAGACTTGCTTAACCAGCTTCTACAATATGGTAAAGTGCGCAAAGCTTTTCTTGGAGTAAGCTGTGTAAACGTAACGTCAAGCCTTGCCAGCTACTATGGCTTACCTATTAACAGAGGCGCTTTAGTAGTTCACGTTCACCCTCGAAGCCCAGCCGAGGAAAGCGGAATAATAAACGGAGACATTATCCTTTCCGTCGACGGCGAACCTGTTTTCACAGTAAAGGATTTGCAAAAACTGGTAAGCAGAAAAAGCAGCGGTGAAACCGTTAGAATAGGATTAATACGTAACAACAGGCAAATAGTGGTCTATCCGAAGTTGAGGTAA